In one window of Nitrospira sp. DNA:
- a CDS encoding efflux RND transporter periplasmic adaptor subunit, with amino-acid sequence MTDTAGVFRRNSNGQHRRSGDWRSLAGRCLVIGLVLILAAACDRDAPVAPTAGKPVNRAANGMVQLTDPEIARAGIEVMTVKKEPFTFHREFPATVQANENELAEVTTLIRGRVVEVLVDVGKDVKKGERLALLDSTDLGMAEGAYLKSAARQHEAQLAFERAENLHEHRAISLAELQRREAEMKTARADAREASHRLALLGVPAQEIQRLEREQTIRSDVAIRAPFAGRVIMRNITRGEVVETSRNCFTIADLSDVWVVANVPEKDVRFIRPKDRVHVMVPAYPHGLFSGTVTYVSDVLDPSTRTMRVRVTVLNPDRTLKPEMFAMVRVFASPQPEALAVPLTAVQQDGTGKLLFVRRPDNRFESRRVLLGDELDGKALVLEGLHEGEDVVVKGAFAIKSEFDIHKIEPTP; translated from the coding sequence ATGACAGACACAGCGGGGGTTTTCAGGCGGAATTCCAACGGACAGCATCGGCGATCCGGTGACTGGCGTTCTCTTGCGGGACGATGCCTGGTGATCGGGCTGGTACTGATCCTGGCGGCAGCCTGCGATCGGGATGCGCCCGTGGCGCCGACGGCCGGTAAGCCGGTGAACAGAGCCGCCAACGGGATGGTGCAGCTGACCGATCCTGAAATTGCCCGGGCCGGCATCGAGGTGATGACGGTCAAGAAAGAGCCGTTTACCTTCCATCGCGAATTTCCCGCGACCGTGCAAGCCAACGAGAATGAACTGGCGGAGGTCACGACTCTCATTCGAGGGAGGGTCGTCGAGGTGCTGGTCGATGTGGGGAAAGATGTGAAGAAGGGTGAGCGGTTGGCTCTGCTCGACAGTACCGATCTCGGGATGGCCGAAGGCGCGTACCTCAAGTCGGCGGCGAGGCAACATGAAGCGCAGCTGGCCTTTGAACGGGCGGAAAATCTTCATGAGCATCGTGCGATCAGTCTGGCCGAACTGCAACGCCGGGAAGCGGAAATGAAAACCGCGCGAGCCGATGCGCGGGAAGCCTCGCATCGGCTCGCGCTGCTCGGCGTGCCGGCCCAGGAAATCCAACGGCTCGAACGCGAGCAGACGATCCGTTCCGACGTGGCGATTCGAGCGCCATTTGCGGGCCGTGTGATCATGCGTAATATCACGCGCGGGGAGGTGGTGGAGACCTCGCGGAACTGTTTCACCATCGCCGACCTGTCCGATGTCTGGGTGGTGGCCAACGTGCCGGAAAAGGACGTGCGCTTTATTCGTCCGAAGGACCGGGTTCATGTGATGGTTCCGGCCTATCCGCACGGGCTGTTCTCCGGCACCGTGACCTACGTCAGCGATGTCCTCGACCCGTCGACCAGGACGATGCGCGTCCGTGTCACCGTGCTCAATCCCGATCGGACCTTGAAGCCGGAGATGTTCGCCATGGTCCGTGTGTTCGCGTCGCCTCAACCGGAGGCGTTGGCGGTGCCGCTCACGGCCGTGCAGCAGGACGGCACGGGCAAATTGCTGTTCGTGCGTCGACCGGACAATCGGTTTGAATCGCGCCGGGTTCTCCTGGGAGACGAACTGGATGGAAAGGCGCTCGTCCTGGAGGGGCTGCACGAGGGGGAAGACGTGGTCGTCAAAGGAGCCTTCGCGATCAAGTCGGAGTTCGATATCCACAAAATCGAGCCCACGCCATGA
- a CDS encoding universal stress protein: MKVLIATDGSKYGKWATEWVARMPFADKPEVSVLHVTDVEALRAPFMFQPVVIGNEPFIQEEIKRIEARGKTAMAEAKAQMASLKLKGKLVSERGAAGSTILDRAPQRDGLVAIGSRGLDALDRFMLGSVSTQVTLHAPCSVLIVKEEPRPLSRILFAADGSKASEKALRFLLTKLHPEEREGLEPIDVVVMHAMPFLKYPELKEAGARLVEQCANKLLKAGYVVDEVVQLGKPADEILKVATKKKVDLIVTGAKGMGAVARFLLGSVSTKVVQHSTCSVLVVR; this comes from the coding sequence ATGAAAGTGTTGATTGCGACGGATGGATCCAAGTATGGCAAGTGGGCGACCGAGTGGGTGGCGAGAATGCCCTTTGCCGACAAGCCGGAAGTGAGCGTCCTGCATGTGACGGATGTCGAGGCCCTGCGCGCGCCGTTCATGTTTCAGCCGGTGGTGATCGGCAATGAGCCGTTTATTCAGGAAGAAATCAAACGGATCGAAGCCCGTGGAAAGACGGCCATGGCCGAGGCTAAGGCTCAGATGGCGTCGCTCAAGTTAAAAGGCAAGCTGGTGTCTGAGCGCGGGGCAGCCGGCTCGACCATTCTCGATCGTGCGCCGCAGCGTGACGGGCTGGTGGCAATCGGGAGCCGGGGGCTGGATGCGCTCGACCGGTTCATGCTCGGGAGTGTCTCGACTCAGGTGACGTTGCATGCGCCCTGCTCGGTTCTCATTGTGAAGGAAGAGCCGCGCCCGCTGAGCCGGATTCTCTTCGCAGCCGACGGGTCCAAGGCCTCGGAGAAGGCGTTGCGGTTCCTGCTGACCAAACTGCATCCGGAAGAGCGGGAAGGCCTGGAGCCGATCGATGTGGTGGTGATGCACGCCATGCCGTTCCTGAAGTATCCGGAACTCAAAGAGGCCGGCGCCCGCCTGGTCGAGCAATGCGCGAACAAGCTGCTGAAGGCCGGGTATGTGGTCGATGAAGTGGTCCAGCTGGGAAAACCGGCCGATGAGATCTTGAAAGTAGCGACGAAGAAGAAAGTCGATCTGATCGTGACCGGGGCCAAAGGCATGGGGGCCGTCGCCAGGTTCCTGCTGGGCAGTGTTTCGACCAAGGTTGTGCAGCACAGCACTTGCTCGGTGCTCGTGGTCCGTTAG